From Daphnia magna isolate NIES linkage group LG2, ASM2063170v1.1, whole genome shotgun sequence:
atccaagaaaaaaaaactcttgagTCGCTTGTTATTTTATTCCATTTCCGCTGACCCACAACCCaaacaagaaattcaatttgaagaaaaatctAATAGGCATATATAGTATATCCTCGAATGAAATCGATCTACCGCTGCATAAATCTACATCTAATAAATAGAAATACAGCCTCGTAATGTATTGTTGTGCATATAAATACGctgtcagaaaaaaacaaccgtCGGCTACATCATCTCCACGCGATTGCGTTTTCCAAACCGTTGGCGCAAATGCAGCGATAGTGAAACAGACATGAGGATAACAGAAAACTGTCTGATGATACGCACGTCCATAAACTATAGCGAGTCGTGATGTTTTCTGGCGTTCATTAAGTACGAGCAGATAAAACTGTTGGTGACTTCCTAGAAGTCATTGGGCCGACATCACGCAGAAAGATCCCATGAATCTTGGCTGTAACACAATGACGGTCCGAAGCACGTCCATCCACTAATAAAAGCTAGATAGGCCTCCCTCTTTTTTGAAACAGCAGAGGCTGTATCACGTGCGTTCTATTAAGCAGAACGTGATACGGATACGCCCATTGCTTTGTGGAAAATAAAGCGGAATTTATTAAGTCAAGTATCATCATAGAAATTCTATTACGAAGCTTTTATCTAATTATTCGTAATGGGTTTAGCGCAAATGCGGACTACGTGTGTGGAATGCATTTATAATCGTctccttgttttgttgtttccctCTTTGCAGGTGTTTCACGTTTGCCGCGACAATAGGAAAACATCTTTCCTGTGTCCCAACGGAACTCTCTATCACCAGCGATTCTTGTAAGATTCTTCCGTATGGCAAATGATAAGTTAAAAATctgaaataatttttctcttctattttctttttcaatatttctcatcgaaaaaaaaaaaaagcgtttgCGACTGGTGGTTTAATGTCGACTGTTCCAAATCCGTTGGACTCTATCCGCTCAATAAAGATGCCATGCAACGGCACGAGCCATCCCCTCAAGGTTTGTATATGACCATCGGATAATAAAGAGCTTCCTACCCCCCCAAAGTGCAGCCTTAATTTTGGCCGTTTGggttattacaaaaaaaaaccctaatTGCTTGATTGCCATGAAacatgtatgtatatatatatatctagaTGGACGAGCGGAAGCATCCCAACCGCAAGCAGCCGCTGTGCGCAGCAGTAGTCCGTATTTCCAAGAACCTACGCCAACGCCATCTTTTGCCAGGTTCGATAAACGCGAGATAGCCGAACCGACGTTTCACGAATGGGCGTCGCGGCACATCCCGCTTTCCAATCCGGCCGATACGGCCAACTTCAAAACGACTCGATCCGCAGCGGCTCGTTCGCGTGCGGCTGACGTCACAGTCCCGTTTTTCGAACCGCCTTTCAAGTCCCTCAGCTCGACGCTGGGACCGCAGGTCAGCGAATTCCGGAATTCTCTCCTTTCGGCTGAAACGAGGAACAGGGAACGAACGCCATGGGCACCGAGTATAACATCATCGAGTTTCACTACGAATAGACCAGACATCTCATCCGACTACAATCACGGCCATGCGAAAAATGATGGCGAATATCCGGTGTCATCTTTCCCATCGTCTACATTACCGGATAAATGGCTCCTGCTGGCCAAAGATCCGGATTTTCTCAACAACATCGCTTGGGGCGCTCAATTGCACATCATCAACAAGACTCGAGGCACGGGTTACTTGCGAAACAAACCCAATAACCGCAGGCCAATAAGTGAACAAGAACTGGACATTCATCCATTCCAGGGTTTCCGGTCGAACCCTGCGGACCAAAGTCCATCGGATGACCGCTCTAGCATACGTGCCCAGGAGCCTAGCGTTCAGGAGCATAGAGTACGGGAGCCTAGCGTTCGGGAGCCGCAACGACAGCCGGAGAAACGTCGCCAATCGGAGCCTCCGAGACCTCCTTTCGTGCCGAGCCCTCTGTTGAGCCAATCGAAAGAACAGCAACGAGATGAAAAGAGCGGCACCTACTGGAAACCTTCTTCCATTCCAAGTTACACGAACGCCCTCGTTCCTTCATCCACCACCAGCCGGCCATTCCAGCAGACTGTGACCAGCTACACCGTTCAATACAGTAGCCCTCCGATTAGGCCAGTCCAACAAAAGACAACGTATCCTACACCGACCAAACCAACTCCGACAATTCGCCCACCAGCTAAACCGGCGGCAACAAGTTACTCAACGGCACAACGACAACAAACGAGTTCGCCACCGTCGTACAGAGTTACAGCCGGGCAGACTGTCTATATCAAGAAGCCATGGATTACTACTCCGGCCGGACAGAAaccgcaacaacaacaacagcaattaAAGAAACAGCAGTATTACAaaacgactggatcgaatgtGGGCGCAGCTTCATCTCCCAATCCATCCTATCTCACGCCGGCCTATCAGGTGGTTCTAACTGGCGGTTCCGATTACCAGGTGACTAATCTTCAAACTCGAGCGACGCCTTTGGCGTCGTCACGTCCTCCTGCGCCAACGACGCGGGCCCAACCGGTACAAGCCGCAACGTTGCGGTCGCAGCCACAATTGCGTCCGCAGAGGTTAATTCCGCAATCTATTTTGCTACCCCTCGAGCCACATCCTTCGACCAGCAATCAGCAGCTCATTTTTAATAATCAACGAAACCAGCAGCAGCCGCTTCGGCAACAACCGACTGCTCGGCCAGCacaacaacgacaacaacTTCAGACTCAAGCGTCGACGCCAGTTCGTCAGAATAGCAGGAGCGATGCGACGCAACATCCGTTATTCCGGCCATCCGAGTTGGAGAAAATGTCCATTCCTATCCGGCCTTCTCTTTTGCTTTCGACGACCGGACCTTCTTCTCGGTCGCCTTTCGAGTTTGAACCGACCCATCGTGAATGGTCGACTCCTGCCCAGCTTCCAGCGCCATCACCGACGAGCAATTACACGCCCACCAGCACCaaagacaacaacaatttGGATACATTTCCATTGACGCCATTCCAGCGACAGGACGACCACATAACAAATATCATCCGCGGTAGATTGGTTCCCGCTAATGTCTTTCCTACTGAACCGACTAATTACCAGGCCAGCAGCAGCGATAATGACCAAGTCCGTTCGTTCGTCGTCCGGCCGAGGAACCCCATCACGATGGCGTCCTCCCTTTGATGCCCTCACACTGGCCCTGATCGCTGCGCATTGGAACGAAACTGCTATGCGTCATGACTGAACTGTGTATACACGTCGTGCATCCAATATCACCTAATAAGCCATACTTTTCGACACGCATAATCACCCAGATCCCATTTGGCAGGGTATACATATATGAATATAATAGCGAATGAGCATTCTTCTTTGTCGTCGTCTCTTCACAATTAGATAATCCGGCCCTTCGAAATTTGTTTCCCAGCTTAAAATTGATATGTTTGCAATGCTAATTGCTGCGTATAGTGGATGGAAAATGGGTTTCTGATACCTACAGTATATCAATAGATTATTTAGTATTCCAATACTAACCAAGTACGGCCTCTAATAAAATAGATTCAGTTCTTACAATCAATCTGCATTTAGaaaccccccctccccaaaaAAGTCATTTACTCTCTATATCAATAAAATTATGTATACTATACGTGTAATAcctgtgtgtgtctgtgcgTCTGGTTCTGTACTATACCTTTGAATGGCGTTTTTGAAATCTCCCGCGGTcgctttttctctttccataACGGCCATGTAACAGCACAACAGATGACACTCCccccctttatttttgttttttttctctttccttctttCACCTGAGTAAAAATCGTTTTTCTCCTCtgatttttcgttgttgttctttttttttttgaaagttaCGCACACGTTATTATTGAGAGAGTTGTAGACCGACTGCTCGCACACGTATATACATAGTATAAACACACTGACACGCAGACCTATCCCATAACCTATGGCAGATTGTACACGGTCTGTTCTATATCCATTATATTATATCCCATCATAAATGCAAGCCGAGAATGAGTAAATACACACAGTTTTCCGAGCCAGTTGTTTATGTATCCTTTGTTTCTACAGAATTATTGCCTTACTTTTCCCtcatttggatttttttttttttttgttctttttgagGGTTCGCTTCTTGCATTGGCACTGATTACGTCGGTTACCGTTCGTGTAGTTGTGCTCTATACTTTCTCTCTCtgagaaataaaagaaagtgTGCTTGTACCTATTCGTAAACCCGCTGCTATGTCCAAACCGCAGACAGCCACTCAAGCGAGTGTGTCAGCTGTCGTTGAATTTGTAAACtagtattttttatttttactaaaCGAACTGTCGTGGAGAAGTTTCAGATttgctttcctttttgttttgtacaGAAGAAACGCAGTCAAGGATGATGGAACTGAATTGTTTTATATCTTTCAGGCCTCTTGCACATTCAATAGTGTCTacgattttttgtttcggaTTGTTAGATTTATTCGAGCTGGTtataaatttgaatatttattTGCAGCAATCGCTTTTCATTGGTATACGATGTCAAGCAAAACCCCGCCAAATGATACGCTCGATTTAAAACGGTCTCGTAACAGTCGAGTTTATAGGGTCTCGTTCTGGAACATTTGAATTCGACAAACAAGCGGACTATGATATTGGTTGCGCTTTATAAGATACACCTAACGTGAAGCGCTAATAAATTCCAGAATTCCTTTACGAAAATATGTGCAACTTAATTGCGACTATATATAGATTAAGCTTTCTggttctcttcttctttttttgtagaGCGTGAAAAAACTGGCGCCAATGTCGGAAAGCGCCAGGTGTAATTAATTGACTTTCACGGTGATTTCCGGTTGTTGAATGCTGCACGTTACATATAGCGACAAaaatagtttttggtttttgtttctctctacTTCATTGTGGAGAGCGGAAAGAAATTATCGCAAGGACAACAATAAACAGTTTAACATCAAGGGGGGGCTAAAGATCGTGTGCTTGCAGCTTAGTTTCCGTATCTATAATCATTTCGAATTGTGCACGCCAGAGAAAACACGGGTATATGAAAGTCGTTTTTGATTAAATAAACATGCATAGGTGAAGACGaagacatttttatttttccttttaactTTAGGAAAACAAAACGGAAAAAGTTGCGCATTCACACGCGCTATCTGCATTTTAATCTGACATTTTCTCGAACCGAAAAAAGACGCACACaaatcaaaatataaaaatacaTGCGGTAAATATAACTTTCCCCGACTCGTACGAAGAGCAGGCCCGTACACAAGTTCTGCAATGCAATAATGCAGTGCATATCTTTTTGTCTATCGCAGGGCACACAAGGAAGCGCTCTCTCTCGTTACCTCCTTGCTTTTCACCAGAGTTTTCCATTCGAAAAGAGgattttttgttccttttaaTAACTCGAGCATCATCGGCAATTAAAAGATAGCAAGTTAAAGAGAGATCGCCAACCACATCGAGCCAGTAGTCTGCAATATGGTCATCTATTTTAATGGGCCGTGCGCGTTACACTCACgttcttcttcctcctttcCAGTCGTTTTTCAAAGGGGGAAAACTCAGACGTTGATCAGGTCGTTACCGACTGCAACCACGGACATTGTGTTGACTTCCCTGTCGTTAACATTTGTCTCAAAATTCGTAAACATATTGAAATTCGATCgccatataaaaataaaataatgaacGTAACGTGCGCTGTTGAATTCCAGTGCTAAAACATGGCAGTTTGCATTTTACGTCATAGCAGTGTGTCGTAGTTATAGCTCTAATTTAACAGCGTCAAGTCCAGGCCAAAACAGCTCGAATCGAGAGCTCATATTCTTTTAACTGTCCAAGTGGGATATAGTTCCATAAACAAGAGCCCTCGGGAGCTAAACTAAAATAAGAAGATGGAAATGGTGTGGAGGAAAAGAAATGATGGCATATATTATAGCCTGGGCAGtgagtatatttgataaagaAGGGGAGAAAAGATGATGAAGACTTGGCGAAAagaggaaatgaaaaagagcGCCACCACGTACGGTACGAGTCATTCATGCGCCTGCAGTCTTGTGTCGGTATAAATACCACTAAGTCAGTGGAACTAGGTCTGATCAACCGCAGTCTTCCGCTGGCCATCAGGACGTTCAAATACTTTTGCTGTGCTCAACGTCCAATACACTCGCAATAACGCGAGCGCAACCAGGCCCAGTTTAGTTCTcttggcttttttttgttgttgttggttttagatttatcattttttgtttcgccTCCTGCTGTGCGATTTCGTCAATTGTTTTCAACTAGCGTGTTCAATTGACTTCCGAGGCTACAAATAGTTTATCTAGAACAGCCACGCCAGCTAAAGAAATTGAGAGATAGCTATAGCGCTTTCGCAGTCGAGTACCATTCGACCATGAGGATCGTCGCCTTGTACCTTGTCTGCCGTAAGTTGAATTAACCACGCACTTGTGGAATTTAGTACGTTTTATTATGCAAAAATTGTAACGGTCCTCGCCATTATTTACAGTTTGGTCGTCTTTGGTCTGTTCCACCTCCGAGATGGAACAGCCTCACCGCCAGGTAATATAATTAGGAAAAACAAGTCTATTGATTGCGTGACGTCATATGCAAATTGGATAAATTCAGAAACGCCAGCTGGACTGGAATGGTGGCGGTAGGATTTATCATTTCGATCATCTGGCACTGAGCTCCGACATCAGCGCCGAACACAGGGCATCCGGAGAAGAAAGTTCTAGTTCATCCGAAGAGGATCTGGATCCAGTTCATTCAACTAAATTGTCAAAGTCTGGATTACCGGGAGACCCTGGCATTGACTACCCTATTTTACCG
This genomic window contains:
- the LOC116936734 gene encoding flocculation protein FLO11, whose amino-acid sequence is MARCRPHPQDFVRLKPDTCPTMMRLQLLLISIALIGSSQAAGTRTTFAGNRLPDIVPGIAGVDYPVASRVPTTLRFRCDQQDYPGFFADVETGCQVFHVCRDNRKTSFLCPNGTLYHQRFFVCDWWFNVDCSKSVGLYPLNKDAMQRHEPSPQDGRAEASQPQAAAVRSSSPYFQEPTPTPSFARFDKREIAEPTFHEWASRHIPLSNPADTANFKTTRSAAARSRAADVTVPFFEPPFKSLSSTLGPQVSEFRNSLLSAETRNRERTPWAPSITSSSFTTNRPDISSDYNHGHAKNDGEYPVSSFPSSTLPDKWLLLAKDPDFLNNIAWGAQLHIINKTRGTGYLRNKPNNRRPISEQELDIHPFQGFRSNPADQSPSDDRSSIRAQEPSVQEHRVREPSVREPQRQPEKRRQSEPPRPPFVPSPLLSQSKEQQRDEKSGTYWKPSSIPSYTNALVPSSTTSRPFQQTVTSYTVQYSSPPIRPVQQKTTYPTPTKPTPTIRPPAKPAATSYSTAQRQQTSSPPSYRVTAGQTVYIKKPWITTPAGQKPQQQQQQLKKQQYYKTTGSNVGAASSPNPSYLTPAYQVVLTGGSDYQVTNLQTRATPLASSRPPAPTTRAQPVQAATLRSQPQLRPQRLIPQSILLPLEPHPSTSNQQLIFNNQRNQQQPLRQQPTARPAQQRQQLQTQASTPVRQNSRSDATQHPLFRPSELEKMSIPIRPSLLLSTTGPSSRSPFEFEPTHREWSTPAQLPAPSPTSNYTPTSTKDNNNLDTFPLTPFQRQDDHITNIIRGRLVPANVFPTEPTNYQASSSDNDQVRSFVVRPRNPITMASSL